Genomic window (bacterium):
AAGGGTCGTGCATTGTGGAGAGCGGCCCATTTAAACAGCAAGCCTTGGTTTATAGCCTTGTTGTTAATCAACACTCTGGGTATACTAGAAATCTTGTATATTTACGTTTTTAGTAAAAAAAAGAAACTATAATATTTGTCTATGGTTATTTTTACCAAACACGCTTTGGATAAATTCACTGTCCTCAAAAAACACGAGATTTTAGTATCAAAAAATATAGTTATAAAAGCTGTGACTAAACCAGACACAATAGACCATTCCCGTTCACCTTTGCTAATTGGACAAGTGAGATTTGACAAGAGCCATGTTTTAAGGGTAGTTTATAAAAAAGAAGGCGGGAATAAAAAAATAATAACTTTCTATCCTGGCAGAAAAACACAATATGAAAAAAAATAAATTAAAATTGCGTTACGAACCTGATGCCGATGTCTTAAGTTGGGAGGTTTCGGCTAAACCTATTGATTTTGCCGAAGAAATCGGCAATATGGTGGTGCATTTTTCCAAAGATAATACACCTGTTTTGTTCGAAATCCTGGATGCCAGCAGTTTTATTAAAAAAGCCGATAATTTGGTCCGCGAAGAATTTACTGCCAATAAAAGAATGACGGTTCCAGTTTCTAGATAATACGACGGGCCTATAGTCTAGTGGTATGACACGTCCATGGCATGGATGAGGTCGGGGTTCGATTCCCCGTAGGTCCACAGACACGTTTAACTCGCTTAGTATTTGGCAAAATGATATAGTTTCAATTATCAACAGCCAAGTTGACTTCCAGATCAGATATCTGCTACACTGCGGGTACTAATCTCACTGCCTTCTTGGCGCAAGCCAGGACGGCAGTTTTAATTTATGGACCAAACAATTAAAAACCGAGCTTTAGTTTTTATAGATGGAAATAACTTCTACTATAAATTAAAAGACTTTGTATCCGAGAAATCAGAGATTTTTAAGTTACTAGATTTTGATTATCGGAAATTCTGCACAAACCTAGTAAAAGAAAACCTGTTGGTTGAAATAAGATATTATGTTGGCGACATCAGAAGAAAAAATGGAATCAACAAAGATAAATCTGAAAAACTTTATGCTAATCAACAAAAACTACTGGCAAAACTACAGCAACAAAATATACCCGTGGTATTAGGTAATTTAATACAGCACCCAGATAAAAGCTTCCACGAAAAAGGTGTAGATGTAAGAATAGCAGTATAGATGATAAGACTTGCCAGAGAAAACAAATACGATATTGCGTATTTGTTAAGTTCTGATACCGATTTAGTACCAGCAGTAGAAGAAGCCAGATCACTTAATAAGCATGTCTGCTATGTTGGAACACCGAAAGGACAATCGTTCGGTTTAACAAAGACATCCAATAATACAATTCTTTTGAGAAGCGAAGATATAATGCCCTACCTACCAGAAACATTACTAGATAATACCAATAGTTCACTCTAGGATTTAGAGAAATAAGATTATGGAATTGAAAAAATAACATTCCGATCTTTTAATACGTAACGGCATCACTCTAAATTCCCCCCGAAGGGTTACCCTTCGGGGGATTTAATTGACTCAAATAAAAAATATTGCTTAGCTTTAGATAACATTTAAGCTAGTTCTTCTAAACCCCAAACAAGGAGTGGCGTTATGACCGAAAGATCGCGTCGCCCAGCGAAGCCAATTGATGAAGAAGATCCTCACGAACCAGAAGACGGTCCTCGTCGACCCAAGATTAATCGACCCGACGTGGGCAGAGTCCTTCGAAGAATGAACCAAGTTCCGCGAGACAAAGCCAGAAGATACGCCAATCCGCAAAACATCGGTCAATAATCCCCACGGGAACAGCTTTACGCTGTTCCCTCTTTTTATATTCAAAACATTGCCCATAAATACCAAAATTGATAAGATTGGCTCATAATGCAATCTCAAATTAAACAGACTATAAGTGAAACTGTATCCAAGAAATTCGGCTTAAAAAATGTGCCGGATTTTTCAGTTGATATACCAGAAAAATCAGAACATGGCGATTATGCTTCCAACATAGCCATGGTGTTAGCTCGAATATTAAAAAAGAATCCGTTGGAAATCGCCCATATAATTGATATGGAATTAGAGAAGTGGAATTTAAAAAATGGCTTAAAAACAGAAATTGCGTCGCCGGGTTTTATAAATTTCTTTATAGACACCAAGGGTTTGGGTTTGGTTTTAAAAGAAATAATTAAAAAGAAAGAAAAATTTGGCAGTGGTTTAAAAAAGAAAGAAACAATAATTATTGAATATTCTTCGCCTAATATTGCTAAACCCATGGGCGTGCATCATTTACGCACAACCATAATCGGGCAATCTTTGGTTAATATGTATAACTTTTTGGGTTATAAAGTTTTAGCTATGAGCTTCCCTGGCGATTGGGGCACACAATTTGGTTCTTTAATAGCCGCTTATAAAAAGTGGGGTAATGCTAAAAAATTTAAAGTCTCGCCCGTTAAAGAAATGCTAAATCTCTATGTAAGATATAGCCATTTAGCTGAAAACGACGAAACATTGCAAGAAGAAGCTCGGCTGGAATTTAGAAAACTAGAACAAGGTAATAAAGAAAACCGAAGAATCTGGCATTTATTTAGAAAAGAATCTTTTAAAGATTTCGATAGAGTTTATAAAAAATTAGGCATTAAAATTCCTTTGGTTTTTGCCGAAAGTTTTTTCGAACCCTATTTAAAACAAGTTATTGCAGACGCTTCTAATAAAAAAATTGCCGAACGTGGCGAAAACAACTCGCTGGTTGTTAAATTTAAAGACAATACTCCACCATTACTATTACAAAAATCCGACGGCGCCACACTTTATGCCACTCGAGACCTTGCCCAAATGAAATATCGGGTTCAAAAATGGCATCCTTCTAAAATAATTATTGTGGTGGCCAGCCAACAAACGCTTTATTTTAACCAAGTTTTTAAAACCGCCGAAATGCTGGGTTATGCCAAAAAAGAAAATATGCAACATGTTAAATTTGGCATGGTTTTAGATTCCACTGGCAAAAAATTCGCCACGCGTGAAGGCAAGCTTATTCCCCTAGCCGATGTTTTAGACGAAGCAGTACGTCGAGCAAGAAAAGTTATAGATAAACTTAATCCTGAATCATTTCAAAAAGCAAAGCCCCGCACTGTCACACGACTTGTCCGCAGTAGCTTTAGCGGAGGCGGGAGCAAGTCTAGTGCTGGGGAAAAAGATAAAATTGCCAAGATTGTTGGCCTAGGCGCAGTTAAATTCTTTGATCTTTCGCAAAATCGCTTAAGCGATATCGTTTTTGATTGGGACAAAATGCTAAACCTCAAAGGCGCTTCGGCCCCATATATTCAATATTCTTATGCTCGGCTCAAAAGTATTTTAAGAAAAAATAAAAGTAAAATTATAAAATTTAATGTTGAGCTATTAAAAGAAAAAGAAGAAGTCTCTTTACTGCGCCACTTAATCCATTTTTCCGAAATCATAACCGACTCCGCCATTAAATACGAACCTAACCACCTAGCCGAGTATTTACTAAGACTAGCCGAGAAAGTAAACCATTTTTATGAAACTACGCCTATTCTTAAATCCGAAAAAGAAGTGCGTGCTTCAAGGTTGGCTTTAATAACAGCTGTGTGTAGTATTATAAAATCGGGTCTAGAACTTCTGGGCATAGAAGTGACGGAGAGGATGTGAGGGCTTTGTTCGTAAACGAAGTGAGCGGTAACAAAACCTTGCCCAGCACCTTTTTTTGTATAGACCCAATGATAAATTCTGTTTCGATAACAAAGTTTGATATAATATAAACATTATAAACATATAAAAAGGTGCTGGGTGCTCAACTTTATAGTTGCTCGCCTTGCTCGCAAATAAAATTGGCATGAACCCAATCGTTGAAGCCATCAAAAAAGTTAAGCCCGCGGTTGTTAGCATTGTTATCACCAAAGAAATTACCGAAGAAATGCTAAGCCAGATGCCTTACTTTGGCGAAGGTGGCGTATTAACTCCGCCAGAAAAAAATTCTGGGGAAATTAAAAAAGAAATTCCTAAAGACCACGAAAAAATAAAAGTGGGCGGCGGTTCGGGTTTTATAGTTTCCCGCGATGGCTTAGTTTTAACCAATAAACACGTAGTCCAAGACCCCGAAGCTACCTATACTGTGGTAACCGAAGACGACTATCACTTCCCGGCCAAGGTTTTAGCCCGTGACCCCATAAACGACATTGCTATTTTAAAAATAGAAAACAATAAAGAATTTCCTTACGTTAAACTAGCCGACGCCAATAAACTGGACCTAGGCGAAACTGTGGTAGCTATTGGTAACACCTTAGGCGAATTTAAAAATACTGTTTCGGCTGGCGTGGTTTCGGGTTTATCCAGATTCATTACCGCTCAAAATGAATTTAACGGCGAACCCTCTTTTTTGCGTGGCTTGGTTCAAACCGACGCCGCTATTAACCCCGGCAATTCGGGCGGGCCTTTAATTAATATGCGGGGTGAAGCCATTGGCATAAACGTAGCCGTAATACTGGGCGCCCAAAATGTTGGCTTTGCCATCCCTATAAATTCTGCGGCCAGAGACTTAGAAGACTTAAAAAAGTTCGGCCGACTACGAAAACCATTCTTAGGCGTAAGATATTTAATTATAAACAAAGACATGAAAGATAAGTTGAAGTTGCCGGTTGAAGCCGGTGCTTATGTTATGAAAGAAAATGCGCCCGGCGATGAAGCCGTGGTAAAAAATAGCCCAGCCGACAAAGCTGGCTTAAAAGAAAAAGATATTATATTAGAATTTAACGGCGCCAAATTAACCAGCGAAAAAAACTTGCAAGATGTTTTAGAAAACTGCAAAATCGGCGAAAGCGTGCCACTTAAAGTTTTGCGAAACGGCGGAGAATTAGAACTAAAATTGATGCTGGAAGAAAGAAAGTTTTAAAATAACCCCCGCACTTTTTTAACCAAAAAAGTGCGGAATAAAAAAGCCCCGATACTACGTCGGGACTTTTATTTTTGTTGTTAAGCAGAGAAATCAGTATTTCTACCTATACCCGCACCCTTTTGGGTCGCTTTTCTGACCTTGCCGATTTTTTCAGTCAACTTATCAGTCAAACTAGTCTTTTGTTTTTCAATAGTAAAATTGGGTATGCCTCCACCTTTTCGAGTAAGCTTTAGAGAGGTTGCTTGAAAATCAACATTATTTACTTTCATACTATTACCCTGCCTTTCTACTTTTATGGGTTTTGGAGTATTTACTCTAGAGCCAAATTCAGGCGTTATAGCCCCTTGAGGGTCATATCTAGTGCCAAGAAACCTTGCTTTTATCAAGGGTGCTGCTATGGGCCGAGCGTTAACCAAAGACACCGCTTCACGTCCTATAGCACCAGGAAATACCGCGTTTTTTATCATATTTGCCTCCTTAACAACAAGTAAAGAACTGCCTTATATTAAGAATATACGACGACAAAACTAAAAAGTAAAGTCATTAATTACTCTCTTTCTTTGGCATTAGCCTGTGTCATAAAAACTCTTGGATTAAGCCAGTTGGATAATTCCGCTAAAGTATCCACATAACCTTTAATATCTAGGTCTGAATTTTTACTAAGCCCAAAGTGCAAATGTTTTCTTTCGGCTGCGGTCTCGCTAGTGTAAGCCGCGCCCAAGTAGCCTATTAAATAACCAGAAGTTATTTTTTGCCCCTCGCTAACTTTAATATCCCTTAAACGCAGGTGTCCATAAACACTGGTTAAATCTTTATTACCTTCAAAATTATGTTTTATAGCTACCACCCCGCCATAACCGCTGGCCTCGCCTACCTTAGTTACCTCGCCCCCATAAATTGAATAAACTGGAATATTTTTATCTAAATCTTCTTCTTCAATTTCTATATCTACACCTGAATGATAACCTACAAATCGGCCCGCACGATAAACTCCAAACGGGTTTACTGTTTGGTTATTATAAAAATTTTTTATGGGCAAATATATTTCTCCGTTAGTTGCTCTAAAAGCAGAACTAGCGCTAGCATACGATGGATAGCCCAAACTTTCTAAAGTTTTTTCTATAAACTCTTCTTCGGAAAAATTAGCTGTTTTTTTAGAATCAGAATAATTTGTCCAGATACTTCCCGCAACCAAAGCAGTAAAAAGTATTAATATTAAAATTTTTAATATCATTTAATTTGTTTCGTTGGTATCAAAATGTTTTAAGGCGTAGGCCAAGCTAGAACCAATTTTTTTGCCAGGGTTAAAAATATTAGCCGGATCAAATATATTCTTTAAATCTTCGAATATTTTATAAACCTCGCTACCAAAAAATTGTTTTAAATATGGCCCCCTTATTAAGCCATCGTTATGTTCGGCAGTAATAGAGCCATTAAACTTAAGTAATAAGTCGTAAACATGGCGGCTTATGCTAAGTATGGAATCTTTGGTCTTGGGATCAGCTAAATCCATTAAAGGTATTATATGAAAATTGCCATCGCCCACATGCCCAGCTATGGTATAAATTATGGGGTAGCCATCTAAAATTTTATAAAGCTGAGGCAAAAATTCTGGCAAATGATCTGGGTTTACAATAATATCGTCTATAAAAGGTGCGGTACGTAGATTTTTTATCTTTTGGCGTAAAAAATTAAAACTCTCTCTTCTAATTACCCAATATTTTTCTGTATCATAGCCCGGCAAAGTTATTTTAGTATCTAACTTAAACCCCACCAAAGCCTTCTCAGCGGCTTTTGTTTTTTTATAGGCCATATCCGCGGTCTCGCTAGAAAACTCTGCCAATATAATCAACTTGGGCATACCCTTGGTAAAAATAAGCCAAAATTCGTGCAAAAAATTAAAACCTAATCTAAATATATTGCCTTTTAACTTTTTAGCCAGATCCGGTAAAAGTTTAATAGCAATCTTAAAAGTATGATCGTCGTAAGATTCTAAACTTTCTGGTTTAAATTCTAAAAGCTTGTGCGTTATTTCAGCCAAACGCTTTAAATCCTTAAGAAATACCACCAATAACCGGCGGTTATTTTTTGGCTTTATTAAGCCAAATTTAATTTCGGTTATAATTCCCAGCGTGCCTTGAGAACCCACCAAAACTTTAGTGAGATCAAAAACTTTTGTGCTTGGATTATAAACATCCCATAAATAATAGCCCGAAGAGTTTTTACTAACCTTAGGCTTAACCTGCTGTAGCGCCTCGTAATTATTCATTACCAGATCCGAAACTTTTCTATATATTTCCCCTTCTAAATTTTCTAGATTTTTCTTGGCTTCTAACTGGTCTGCCGAAATAGGCCCGAAAGTATATTCCTGGCCATCTCGTAAAATAATCTTTAATTCTTTTACATAATCTATGGTTTTCCCGTACGCTAACGTCTTCTCTCCACCAGCGTTATTTGAAACCATTCCGCCCACCGTGCAAATTTCACGCGAAGCTGGATAACTTGGTAAAAGCAAGCCCTTTTTTAAAGTCTCTTTTTCAAAATCTCTATAAAACAAGCCGGGTTCCACCACGGCATAATCGCTTCCGACTTCCTTTAATTTATTCATATGTTTAGAAACATCGGCTATTATGGATTCCGAAATTGCCCCGCCCGTCATATCGGTGCCGCCCGAACGCATAGTTATAGATAAATTTGAGTCTTGCGACTTATTTTTGGACACAAACTTAACCAAATTTTTTAAATCATCAGTATCTTTAGGAAAAATAACAACTTTAGGTTTAATTTTAAACAAACTAGCATCCCGACTATACTTTTCTAAGTCGGTTTCACTAGTTGTTATTTCTCCTTTAAAAAACTCCTTAATTTTTGAACCAATCTCCATTAGTTCAATTATAACATTTAGCTGGCTATGGAATGTAGCTAAGCTTTATAGATCCAATCGGTTTTCTCTATTAAGTTCTCAAAACTAAAATCTTTGACAATTATCTTCTTTAAATTAACAGATATTTTTTGGCTAAATTCTTTGTCGTTATAAATTTTTAAAATAGATTTAGACAAAACCTCAACATTTTTAGGCTCAATTAAGATACCTGTTTCACCATCTTTTATTATCTCGCCCACACCGCCAACATTGGTAGCTACAACAGGCACGCCCGCCATACCCGCCTCCAAAAGAGCGTACGGAAAACCCTCTTTGGTAGAGCTCAAAACCATTGCATCAAACGCTTTTAGATATTGTGAAGCATTTGATTTATCACCAACTAAAAAAATATTGTTTCCTAATTTATAACTATCAACCATTCCTTGGAGCGTTTGACGCTCTGGTCCATCGCCAAAAATAACTAGAATTACCTTCTGTTTTAATTCCTTAATAGATTCTATTAAATAATTTAAACTCTTATTATTATATAACCTACCAAAATTAGTTATTACAAAATCATCTTCTGATAATTCTTTACCTATCATTTTACTGATCTCGGCCCTAGCAATTCCTTTGCTTAAAAAATTTTCTTTATTAACAGCGTTATAAACAATAAAAAGTTTTCTGGCTGGAGCTATTTTATGCTTAAGAGCTTTATTAAAATCATCTTCAGAAACACAAATAATTTTGTCTTGAAATTTAGCCGCTAACCAAGCAAGAAAAACTGTTACAAAACGTTTTTTGCTAGATATATCTTCCTTAAAAATCCAGCCATGGGCCGTAAACACAGTTTTTAGTTTATGGTTATTAGTTTTTAGTTTATAAAAGAACGCGGCCAGTGATCCAATTAAACCAACTTTGGAACTATGCAAATGCACAATATCCGGCTTTTCTTTTTTATATAATTTTAATATTTCAAAAAACACCAAAAAATCATCAAGGATATTTATATCCCTACCTAAAAATTTTAGATGATGAGTTTGTATTTTTTGAGCGCTTAATTTGCTAGCCAAATTCGAATCCTTCTCACCTCCCATAGCCACAAAAACTTCGTAAGAAGTTTTAAAACTATTAGCTAAATCAAATACATTTTTTTGCGCTCCGCCTACTACTCCTTGAGTTATGACAAACAATAGCTTTTTATGCATTTTGATGTGCTTAGATATTAACACGCAAAAATACTCTTTTGTATCAAAAAATGGCCATTTATTAAGCTTATTGACCTACAGTAAGCTACCTGCTAACATGAGGCATACACATGAAGAAGCACTTCTTAGGGTTTTGTCCTTAAGCGGTGCTTTTTCTTTTACCTAACTTTTGGCTAAGGGTATCCATATAAAACATCTTTTCTTTGGCCGATTTCCTTAACAAACTTGAGCATGTTTTTATGTGCGGGCTTAAAACAGCGCTTAGCTTTTTATTATCATATAAATAACGCGCCAAAGAATAAAAATCACCGTCACTTGTTACAAGGATCGCTTTATCATAATTTGGATAATCGATCATCGCTTGTAAAACCAAATCTGCATCTATATTGCCTTTCACACCGCCTTTGCCGTCTGGAAGCACTGGCTTAAACTTGAGCACAAAACCAGCTTTTTGAAGTTCATCATATAAATCATTATGCTCTGGTATAAAACCGATGAATAGATACGCAGTTTTAACCTTATACTTTTCGGCAAGATAAATACGAAAACGTAGCCAATCCAACGCCCAGCCCAAACTTTGAATCCCTTTATAGACATTCTGACTATCTATAAACGCATAATTATTTTCCTTCTTTTTCATTTTTCTATCCCCGAAGGGTTACCCTTCGGGGATTTAGTTCGGCCATTTTATTAGGAATATCATGCCAATGGCTAATAGCTAAAAGGGTGCCGTCAATTCTTTTTAGTTCTGGGTTATCTTGGCGATACTTACCTGCTACAGCATTTTGATTTGACTCGTTAAAAATTATTCGATGAGCATCTCTAATATAGCTAATTTCTAAGGGTAACTTCTTTCGTATCAATCTTTTAATTCTCTTATGTAACGAAGAAGAGGCCTTCCAATAGCCTCTTTCCTCAAGAACATCGAGATCTTTTTTGCTTAGCGGAACTGTCATTTAGTTATTAGATGATATAACTTTCCGCGCTTCATCCTTTGAAAGTTTATTGCCTTCTAGTTTGTTTGAATAGTAAGTAGCCTCAAATCGTTGTTCCGATTCTACAGTCTGTTCCTCCACCGCAGATAATGGCGGCAACTTGTTGATTTTCTGGTCTAAACTGACTAGATTTTTTAGTTTCTTATTCAAATTTCTCATGACCGTACATTCTATAAAATAAACAAAAACATGTCAATACAAAGTTAGCTAGATCTTATATACCCAAATTATAGCAAAGTTTTACTATACCCTTGTCCACACGTACAAAACCTGCAGTTGGCCAACATTCTGCAGAATGTAAGGATGTTATTTCATGTTAAACACCGAAGATTGTACATCAAAAATCCATATCGCATCTGCCCTTAAAAAGGGTTTCTGCCTATGAGTATATTCATAAATTTCTTTTGTGCCTCCCCCCATCCGATACTTTGGGTCAATGATTTTTACAATACTTTCTTGTTGCTTAATTATTTCTTCTAATGATCCGCAATTAAAATAATTCCCATATTCACCTGTCCAATCATCAAGCCACATACTACGACAGGCATAGATGAGATAGTCTTGATTTATATCAACTTTCTCTAAGATATCAAGAAGCATTATACCCTCAATAATTAACGGCTCTGATTGCTTTGCAAAAGTCGATAAATCCTGACATAAAGATCTGTAGTTAATATAATCTATATATTCACCCTTATCTTTTTCTAGGTAATTATCAACACTAACTATAATTCCACCAAATCGATCACGAATACACTGGGCTATTTTAGTGCTTTTTCCAACACCTGTTTCACCATCTACTCCAACAATATGCGGTGACTTATTTTTTAATTCCCATAGTAATTCTTCTTGATTATTGTTTCGAACAATAATTTTTTTCTCAAACATTAGTAATAAAACACTTATTGAATAACTGTTATCGCCACTGTATTAGTTCTCCCTTCTCCGCTACTTGCATTTATACAGGTAAGTGAGTAAGAGAATTCACCCGCAGTTTCAAGAAGTATATTTTGCGAACCGCCAATATATTTACTTCCACTCCATGAATTTGATGCTGTACAATTATTAGCACCACCCGTATTTGAAGTTTCCCATCTCAATTTTACTGTTTCTCCAACCTTCCCAGAAAAAGTTTCCGCAGGAATATCATTAAAATAGAAAATGATGTGTGGTTTTGGATCTCTAACAGAGATTAAAACATTTTTAGCAACACTTTCCCCCGCATTTCCAATGCAAGTAAGTACATAAGTGTAACGCCCTACTTGCGAAAAAGCGACTACTTCTTCTCCTACAATTGGTTTTTCACCAATCCATGCTCCAGACGCAGT
Coding sequences:
- a CDS encoding glycosyltransferase family 4 protein, giving the protein MHKKLLFVITQGVVGGAQKNVFDLANSFKTSYEVFVAMGGEKDSNLASKLSAQKIQTHHLKFLGRDINILDDFLVFFEILKLYKKEKPDIVHLHSSKVGLIGSLAAFFYKLKTNNHKLKTVFTAHGWIFKEDISSKKRFVTVFLAWLAAKFQDKIICVSEDDFNKALKHKIAPARKLFIVYNAVNKENFLSKGIARAEISKMIGKELSEDDFVITNFGRLYNNKSLNYLIESIKELKQKVILVIFGDGPERQTLQGMVDSYKLGNNIFLVGDKSNASQYLKAFDAMVLSSTKEGFPYALLEAGMAGVPVVATNVGGVGEIIKDGETGILIEPKNVEVLSKSILKIYNDKEFSQKISVNLKKIIVKDFSFENLIEKTDWIYKA
- a CDS encoding NYN domain-containing protein encodes the protein MKKKENNYAFIDSQNVYKGIQSLGWALDWLRFRIYLAEKYKVKTAYLFIGFIPEHNDLYDELQKAGFVLKFKPVLPDGKGGVKGNIDADLVLQAMIDYPNYDKAILVTSDGDFYSLARYLYDNKKLSAVLSPHIKTCSSLLRKSAKEKMFYMDTLSQKLGKRKSTA
- the argS gene encoding arginine--tRNA ligase produces the protein MQSQIKQTISETVSKKFGLKNVPDFSVDIPEKSEHGDYASNIAMVLARILKKNPLEIAHIIDMELEKWNLKNGLKTEIASPGFINFFIDTKGLGLVLKEIIKKKEKFGSGLKKKETIIIEYSSPNIAKPMGVHHLRTTIIGQSLVNMYNFLGYKVLAMSFPGDWGTQFGSLIAAYKKWGNAKKFKVSPVKEMLNLYVRYSHLAENDETLQEEARLEFRKLEQGNKENRRIWHLFRKESFKDFDRVYKKLGIKIPLVFAESFFEPYLKQVIADASNKKIAERGENNSLVVKFKDNTPPLLLQKSDGATLYATRDLAQMKYRVQKWHPSKIIIVVASQQTLYFNQVFKTAEMLGYAKKENMQHVKFGMVLDSTGKKFATREGKLIPLADVLDEAVRRARKVIDKLNPESFQKAKPRTVTRLVRSSFSGGGSKSSAGEKDKIAKIVGLGAVKFFDLSQNRLSDIVFDWDKMLNLKGASAPYIQYSYARLKSILRKNKSKIIKFNVELLKEKEEVSLLRHLIHFSEIITDSAIKYEPNHLAEYLLRLAEKVNHFYETTPILKSEKEVRASRLALITAVCSIIKSGLELLGIEVTERM
- a CDS encoding DUF4258 domain-containing protein — protein: MVIFTKHALDKFTVLKKHEILVSKNIVIKAVTKPDTIDHSRSPLLIGQVRFDKSHVLRVVYKKEGGNKKIITFYPGRKTQYEKK
- a CDS encoding FAD-binding oxidoreductase, translating into MEIGSKIKEFFKGEITTSETDLEKYSRDASLFKIKPKVVIFPKDTDDLKNLVKFVSKNKSQDSNLSITMRSGGTDMTGGAISESIIADVSKHMNKLKEVGSDYAVVEPGLFYRDFEKETLKKGLLLPSYPASREICTVGGMVSNNAGGEKTLAYGKTIDYVKELKIILRDGQEYTFGPISADQLEAKKNLENLEGEIYRKVSDLVMNNYEALQQVKPKVSKNSSGYYLWDVYNPSTKVFDLTKVLVGSQGTLGIITEIKFGLIKPKNNRRLLVVFLKDLKRLAEITHKLLEFKPESLESYDDHTFKIAIKLLPDLAKKLKGNIFRLGFNFLHEFWLIFTKGMPKLIILAEFSSETADMAYKKTKAAEKALVGFKLDTKITLPGYDTEKYWVIRRESFNFLRQKIKNLRTAPFIDDIIVNPDHLPEFLPQLYKILDGYPIIYTIAGHVGDGNFHIIPLMDLADPKTKDSILSISRHVYDLLLKFNGSITAEHNDGLIRGPYLKQFFGSEVYKIFEDLKNIFDPANIFNPGKKIGSSLAYALKHFDTNETN
- a CDS encoding M23 family metallopeptidase; protein product: MILKILILILFTALVAGSIWTNYSDSKKTANFSEEEFIEKTLESLGYPSYASASSAFRATNGEIYLPIKNFYNNQTVNPFGVYRAGRFVGYHSGVDIEIEEEDLDKNIPVYSIYGGEVTKVGEASGYGGVVAIKHNFEGNKDLTSVYGHLRLRDIKVSEGQKITSGYLIGYLGAAYTSETAAERKHLHFGLSKNSDLDIKGYVDTLAELSNWLNPRVFMTQANAKERE
- a CDS encoding DUF2283 domain-containing protein; translated protein: MKKNKLKLRYEPDADVLSWEVSAKPIDFAEEIGNMVVHFSKDNTPVLFEILDASSFIKKADNLVREEFTANKRMTVPVSR
- a CDS encoding trypsin-like peptidase domain-containing protein, whose protein sequence is MNPIVEAIKKVKPAVVSIVITKEITEEMLSQMPYFGEGGVLTPPEKNSGEIKKEIPKDHEKIKVGGGSGFIVSRDGLVLTNKHVVQDPEATYTVVTEDDYHFPAKVLARDPINDIAILKIENNKEFPYVKLADANKLDLGETVVAIGNTLGEFKNTVSAGVVSGLSRFITAQNEFNGEPSFLRGLVQTDAAINPGNSGGPLINMRGEAIGINVAVILGAQNVGFAIPINSAARDLEDLKKFGRLRKPFLGVRYLIINKDMKDKLKLPVEAGAYVMKENAPGDEAVVKNSPADKAGLKEKDIILEFNGAKLTSEKNLQDVLENCKIGESVPLKVLRNGGELELKLMLEERKF
- a CDS encoding ubiquitin-like protein UBact, with product MTERSRRPAKPIDEEDPHEPEDGPRRPKINRPDVGRVLRRMNQVPRDKARRYANPQNIGQ